In one window of Oscillospiraceae bacterium DNA:
- a CDS encoding AAC(3) family N-acetyltransferase: MNNSFKTICNDLISLGLNKGDSVIVHSSLSSMGYVEGGAQTVIDALTEVVGEEGTVLFPAFTYSTAYADSEFSVNDTPVCIGKIAETFRHNPGVLRSFHPTHSVCARGKHAADFVKNHGEDDTPMGVNSPYRKLPAYKAKILLLGCSTKSNSFLHALEEVADACYALTDSMQTYKMTDENGNVTMKGIHRHNFVRPEGKIVQRYDRAIDVLNEGTDYFVGEIHGAVSYLFRSEILQEKAVAKMKTDTFFFVDVPEEIAKFYNTCK, encoded by the coding sequence ATGAATAATTCTTTTAAAACAATCTGCAATGATTTGATTTCTTTGGGTCTTAACAAAGGTGATTCTGTTATTGTACATTCCTCACTGAGTTCTATGGGCTATGTAGAAGGCGGTGCTCAAACTGTAATTGACGCATTGACCGAGGTTGTGGGCGAAGAGGGCACAGTTCTTTTCCCTGCTTTCACTTACAGTACAGCATACGCGGACTCGGAATTTAGTGTAAACGACACCCCCGTGTGTATAGGTAAAATTGCCGAAACGTTCCGCCACAATCCCGGTGTACTCAGAAGCTTTCATCCCACGCACTCGGTTTGCGCAAGGGGAAAGCATGCTGCTGATTTTGTAAAAAATCACGGAGAGGACGACACCCCTATGGGAGTAAATTCGCCTTACCGCAAATTGCCCGCATACAAAGCAAAAATACTGCTTCTCGGATGCAGCACCAAAAGTAACTCTTTTCTCCATGCACTTGAAGAGGTAGCAGATGCATGCTATGCTTTAACGGATAGCATGCAGACCTACAAAATGACCGACGAAAACGGCAATGTTACTATGAAAGGTATCCACCGTCACAATTTTGTGCGTCCTGAGGGTAAAATAGTACAGAGATATGACCGTGCCATTGATGTTCTCAACGAGGGAACAGACTATTTTGTCGGAGAAATTCACGGTGCTGTTTCTTATTTATTCCGTTCGGAGATACTGCAGGAAAAGGCTGTTGCAAAAATGAAAACCGATACTTTTTTCTTTGTGGATGTACCGGAAGAGATAGCAAAATTTTATAATACATGTAAATAA
- a CDS encoding Gfo/Idh/MocA family oxidoreductase, producing the protein MSGVMNKKCGFGIIGCGLIANWHADSITGIDDAQLIGVTDVNLQNASRFAAKYGCRTFDSVDEMLACDDIEAVCICTPSGLHASIAVKVALAGKHFAVEKPFAITKEQISEVIAACEKNNVKGAVISQFRFSEAINHVKNAIECGALGDLILGDVYMKYYRSSEYYSSSSWKGTWAMDGGGALMNQGIHGIDILQYLMGPVKSVYGVCKTLVRDIEVEDTANLVLEYENGAIGTIQGTTSVSPGYPRRMEISGTKGTVILTEAVITTWDVEGYEPPASATICSGTKSFNDPAALATTNHKKQLADLVEAIRDDRPPVVDIYEGKKPVDIILAAYESSRTKKVIYLS; encoded by the coding sequence ATGTCGGGCGTTATGAATAAAAAATGCGGCTTTGGCATTATTGGTTGCGGACTCATTGCAAACTGGCACGCCGACAGCATTACCGGGATTGATGATGCACAGCTTATCGGTGTTACCGATGTCAATTTACAGAACGCATCAAGATTTGCCGCAAAATACGGTTGCAGAACATTTGATTCGGTTGATGAAATGCTTGCCTGCGATGATATTGAAGCCGTATGTATTTGCACTCCCAGTGGGCTTCATGCCTCTATTGCCGTCAAGGTCGCTCTTGCGGGCAAGCACTTTGCCGTAGAAAAACCATTTGCCATAACAAAGGAACAGATTTCCGAGGTTATTGCCGCTTGCGAGAAAAACAATGTCAAAGGCGCGGTAATTTCCCAGTTTAGATTTTCCGAAGCAATAAATCACGTAAAAAATGCCATTGAATGCGGTGCGTTGGGAGACCTTATACTGGGCGATGTTTATATGAAGTATTATCGTTCATCCGAGTACTACTCATCTTCAAGCTGGAAAGGCACCTGGGCAATGGACGGCGGCGGAGCACTCATGAATCAGGGCATACACGGCATTGACATTCTGCAGTATCTTATGGGCCCCGTAAAATCAGTGTACGGTGTCTGCAAGACACTTGTACGCGATATCGAGGTCGAGGACACGGCAAATCTGGTGCTTGAATACGAAAATGGCGCTATCGGCACAATACAGGGCACTACCTCTGTATCTCCCGGATACCCGCGCAGAATGGAAATCAGCGGAACGAAGGGTACTGTTATACTTACCGAGGCTGTTATCACCACCTGGGACGTTGAGGGATATGAACCGCCGGCTTCCGCAACCATCTGCTCCGGAACCAAGAGCTTTAACGACCCCGCGGCTCTTGCCACGACAAACCATAAAAAACAGCTTGCCGACCTGGTGGAAGCCATTCGCGATGACAGACCTCCGGTTGTGGATATTTATGAGGGTAAAAAGCCGGTAGATATAATTCTTGCAGCATATGAGTCCAGCCGTACAAAAAAAGTTATATATCTGAGTTAA
- a CDS encoding hydroxyacid dehydrogenase gives MKKIALLVNEKYRNTIFSDKYFERMRKCGELCIYDKEGFENEQDYLDFVKGAEVIVTSWSSPKIDQKILDACPNLKAVLHAAGSVKPVVSDELIEKKIRVTGSACAIGEGVAETALGFAISACKAFYQLSRDTKNKIWRENVNVVTDFYDIKIGVISGGYVGRHMVKLLKNFHVDILMYDPILSAEQIAEIGAQKVELDELMRVSDVVTIHAPSIPATNDMIHKGNLALMKDGAVLINTARGAIINEQDLIDELKKGRIFACLDVTNPEPPAEDNELRFLDNVILTPHIAGTATNGLRRIALHVCEELERLDKGEKMAAEVNLADLAKMA, from the coding sequence ATGAAAAAAATAGCTTTATTGGTAAATGAAAAATACCGCAATACCATTTTTTCCGATAAATATTTTGAAAGAATGAGAAAATGCGGTGAGCTTTGCATATACGACAAAGAAGGCTTTGAAAACGAACAGGATTATCTGGACTTTGTTAAAGGCGCGGAAGTAATTGTTACCTCCTGGTCTTCTCCGAAAATTGACCAAAAGATTCTTGATGCATGTCCAAACCTCAAGGCGGTGCTTCATGCCGCAGGAAGCGTAAAACCCGTTGTTTCGGATGAACTGATTGAAAAGAAAATCAGAGTAACCGGCTCCGCTTGCGCTATCGGCGAAGGTGTTGCGGAAACCGCGCTGGGCTTTGCGATTTCCGCCTGCAAGGCGTTCTATCAGCTCAGCCGCGACACCAAAAACAAAATCTGGCGCGAAAACGTCAATGTTGTAACCGACTTTTATGACATAAAAATAGGTGTTATCAGCGGAGGTTACGTAGGCCGTCACATGGTTAAGCTTCTCAAAAATTTCCATGTTGACATCCTTATGTACGACCCTATCCTTTCCGCGGAGCAAATTGCCGAAATCGGTGCTCAGAAGGTTGAACTCGATGAGCTTATGAGAGTCAGCGATGTTGTAACTATCCATGCTCCCTCCATTCCCGCTACAAATGACATGATACATAAGGGCAACCTTGCTCTCATGAAGGACGGTGCAGTTCTTATCAACACAGCACGCGGTGCAATAATCAACGAACAAGACCTTATTGATGAACTTAAAAAAGGCAGAATATTTGCCTGTCTTGACGTTACCAATCCCGAACCGCCCGCAGAAGACAACGAGCTGAGATTTCTTGACAACGTTATTCTCACACCTCATATTGCAGGAACCGCAACAAACGGTCTGAGAAGAATTGCGCTTCACGTATGCGAAGAGCTCGAACGTCTTGACAAGGGTGAAAAGATGGCGGCTGAAGTAAATCTTGCCGACCTGGCTAAGATGGCATAA
- a CDS encoding helix-turn-helix transcriptional regulator, producing the protein MDNFGIDILECFRMDYEGYGVAPKNYKKCRLHAHSFYQYLYVAECNNAVIAIDNELMPIVPNALYLIKPSVQHAVFGRQKLKTIELKFHLNNPYLEDIARMLPAVLLTQGSQVGDILSRLISEYKNSSFNDPMFYIKFYELLLVLNRLGGLADGKCLKFKDYITLYNESLRSLISFMYDNYSRHISLEEMAGIVHFEKNYFIKAFKNEFNCTPMQFLNIIRANRAMNLLEYTDNSIETIARDTGFASVASLTNFFRTNFNITPTEHRVKHREAIKQKNNTV; encoded by the coding sequence TTGGATAATTTCGGAATAGATATCCTGGAGTGTTTCCGTATGGATTACGAGGGGTATGGTGTCGCCCCCAAAAATTACAAAAAGTGCAGGCTTCATGCACACAGCTTTTATCAGTATTTGTATGTAGCTGAGTGCAACAATGCCGTTATTGCCATTGATAATGAGCTTATGCCGATAGTACCAAATGCACTTTATCTGATAAAGCCATCTGTTCAGCATGCCGTTTTCGGAAGACAGAAGCTAAAGACAATTGAATTGAAGTTCCATCTTAATAACCCTTATCTCGAAGACATAGCACGGATGCTTCCTGCCGTTCTTCTCACCCAGGGCTCACAGGTTGGAGATATACTCAGCCGTCTTATCAGTGAGTATAAAAATTCCTCATTTAACGACCCTATGTTTTATATAAAATTCTATGAACTTCTCCTTGTACTCAATCGCCTTGGCGGACTTGCGGACGGAAAATGCCTGAAATTCAAGGATTACATAACACTTTACAACGAGTCTCTCAGAAGTCTTATTTCCTTTATGTACGACAATTATTCAAGGCACATTTCGCTTGAAGAAATGGCAGGAATAGTTCACTTTGAAAAGAACTATTTTATAAAAGCATTTAAAAACGAGTTTAACTGTACCCCTATGCAGTTTCTTAATATCATACGTGCTAACCGCGCCATGAATCTTCTTGAATACACAGACAATTCCATAGAAACCATAGCGCGTGATACGGGATTTGCAAGCGTAGCGTCTCTTACTAATTTTTTTCGCACAAATTTCAATATAACACCTACCGAGCACAGGGTAAAGCATCGTGAGGCCATAAAACAAAAAAACAATACTGTCTGA
- a CDS encoding L-alanine-DL-glutamate epimerase yields MEVKMRITNASLRYEREKLKSPFGFKGGFLSELWQVISRVECGDVSGTGVAVQSVLWSDGDIFRMMSEDDGNLLMYNITSHAIQLINKKEGETPIDIIDGIYPQLLEYARSISPTGEKLSETFVRNALVSVDNALWQLYGRLNGTQDIMELIPEKYLSPLTQKHETLCNIPLISYGVKKEEIKSLLENGTVLLKIKIGFDDGGKMTKSQMLEWDKARILEIHEIADSFETPYTESGKILYYLDANGGYDSKERLCALLDFARENGMIDRIVLLEEPFSTHDNTDVSDIDIRIAADESVHSLEDVKKRIGLGYGAITLKAVAKTLSETLKILECAYRHNVPCFCADLTTNPMLLEFNKNIAARIDAIPGMKIGILESNGMQNYVNWDALTSYHSMYGSDFVSCKNGLYNLNDEFYRTSGGIFAVSEYYERG; encoded by the coding sequence ATGGAGGTAAAAATGCGTATAACCAATGCTTCTTTAAGATACGAACGTGAAAAATTAAAATCACCCTTTGGCTTTAAAGGCGGTTTTCTGTCGGAGCTTTGGCAGGTGATTTCAAGGGTGGAATGCGGTGACGTCAGCGGCACCGGTGTAGCTGTGCAGAGTGTTTTGTGGTCGGACGGTGACATTTTCAGAATGATGAGCGAGGACGACGGAAATCTTTTGATGTATAACATCACTTCCCACGCCATACAGCTTATAAACAAAAAAGAAGGGGAGACCCCCATTGATATCATAGACGGCATTTATCCTCAGCTTCTGGAATATGCACGCAGTATTTCTCCAACGGGCGAAAAGCTGAGTGAGACCTTTGTGAGAAATGCACTTGTAAGCGTTGACAATGCTCTTTGGCAGCTTTACGGAAGATTAAACGGCACTCAGGATATTATGGAGCTTATCCCGGAAAAATATCTTTCGCCTCTCACCCAAAAGCATGAAACACTGTGTAATATTCCGCTTATTTCCTACGGCGTAAAAAAGGAAGAAATAAAATCACTGCTTGAAAACGGCACGGTGCTTCTCAAAATTAAAATAGGCTTTGATGACGGCGGAAAAATGACTAAATCTCAGATGCTGGAGTGGGATAAAGCACGTATTCTTGAAATACATGAAATTGCGGACAGCTTCGAAACGCCTTATACAGAGTCCGGTAAAATTCTGTATTATCTGGATGCCAACGGCGGCTACGACTCCAAGGAGCGCCTTTGTGCACTTCTTGACTTTGCCCGCGAAAACGGTATGATTGACAGAATTGTTCTTCTGGAGGAGCCGTTCAGTACACATGATAATACCGATGTTTCGGACATTGATATCCGCATAGCTGCAGACGAGTCGGTCCATAGCCTTGAAGATGTAAAAAAGCGTATCGGGTTGGGCTACGGTGCCATTACTCTTAAAGCTGTTGCCAAAACACTGTCCGAAACTCTCAAAATTTTGGAGTGCGCGTACAGACATAATGTGCCGTGCTTCTGCGCAGACCTGACAACCAATCCCATGCTGCTGGAATTCAATAAAAATATAGCTGCACGTATTGATGCTATTCCGGGTATGAAAATAGGTATACTTGAATCCAACGGTATGCAGAACTATGTTAACTGGGATGCACTTACAAGCTATCATTCTATGTACGGTTCGGATTTTGTCTCCTGCAAAAACGGACTTTATAATCTGAACGATGAATTTTATCGTACCTCAGGCGGTATTTTTGCCGTTTCCGAGTACTACGAAAGAGGATAA
- a CDS encoding carbon-nitrogen hydrolase family protein — protein sequence MAKYAKVSTISINACDIKEKSPEIDAVDFVIAHLEKNINPVLCEKPDLIVLPEVCDRPAGYGVNERKEYYKSRGTRVLDYLCKKAKENNCYIAYPCVAEISGVMRNCCQMIDRSGNVMGVYEKNYPMIGETLDYDIMCGRDAAVFECDFGRVSAIICFDLNFDDLRFRIKALKPDMVLFMSNFHGAFLQNYFAFDTRSYLVSAIGYGNLNGGIISPVGERIAESTLYYNHVTRTLNLDYAVVHLDYNLVSLSMMKDKYGGKVTIHDPYTDMGAVLVTNECDDRTVHDILREFNIHELDEYLKRSINHRNKYTV from the coding sequence ATGGCAAAATATGCTAAAGTAAGTACAATAAGTATTAACGCCTGCGACATAAAAGAAAAGTCGCCCGAAATCGATGCAGTGGATTTTGTCATTGCGCATCTGGAAAAAAATATAAATCCGGTGCTTTGTGAAAAGCCCGACCTTATAGTTCTTCCGGAGGTGTGCGACCGCCCTGCGGGTTACGGCGTAAACGAACGCAAAGAGTACTATAAGAGCCGTGGAACAAGGGTTCTTGATTATCTTTGCAAAAAGGCAAAGGAGAATAATTGCTATATTGCGTATCCCTGTGTTGCGGAAATCAGCGGAGTAATGCGCAACTGCTGTCAGATGATAGACCGAAGCGGCAATGTTATGGGAGTGTACGAAAAGAATTACCCCATGATAGGCGAAACGCTTGATTATGATATAATGTGCGGCAGAGATGCGGCTGTTTTTGAATGTGACTTTGGAAGGGTCTCCGCGATTATCTGCTTTGACTTGAATTTTGATGACCTGCGCTTTAGAATAAAAGCACTTAAGCCCGATATGGTGCTTTTCATGAGTAATTTTCACGGTGCTTTTCTGCAGAATTATTTTGCCTTTGATACCAGAAGTTATCTTGTCAGCGCTATAGGCTACGGAAATCTTAACGGCGGTATAATTTCGCCCGTAGGGGAAAGAATTGCTGAGTCCACTCTTTATTATAATCATGTAACAAGAACTCTTAATCTTGACTACGCAGTAGTCCATCTTGATTATAATCTTGTTTCCCTTTCCATGATGAAGGATAAGTATGGCGGAAAGGTAACAATACACGATCCCTATACGGATATGGGCGCGGTGCTTGTTACCAATGAGTGCGATGACAGAACTGTTCATGATATTCTACGCGAATTTAACATTCATGAGCTGGACGAATATCTTAAAAGATCAATCAATCACAGAAATAAATATACTGTTTAG
- a CDS encoding helix-turn-helix domain-containing protein yields MSAMTELFMIFYANLTFMSWTNILKDQSITEINILFSKLKKRLFMYTDNPGISIVYAARYRGLNVHEAHTHNEIFQLYILNNDRLELFDGENAVTPDSENEIIIIKPSEKHSLRLSYRANNRDWFDGDINCAFDCKFFVTDPALYETLMALPRTVKVKNMPFFRHLADITLNALNKGDTTVARSTLHVLIYELALESIGVQDAGEPLFYTNNSDFHADISGIKDIKNYIDANYTQRIELNELVRISRMNRSTLCREFRRVYDTSPIHYILQKRVDEAKIYLAESSMKINELSEKLGFSSPSYFNRVFKNYVGQNPGEYRSNNQSLSVRP; encoded by the coding sequence ATGAGTGCGATGACAGAACTGTTCATGATATTCTACGCGAATTTAACATTCATGAGCTGGACGAATATCTTAAAAGATCAATCAATCACAGAAATAAATATACTGTTTAGTAAACTGAAAAAGAGGCTGTTTATGTACACCGATAACCCCGGTATTTCCATAGTGTATGCCGCACGCTACCGCGGTCTGAATGTTCATGAGGCGCACACGCATAATGAAATTTTTCAGCTTTATATACTTAACAATGACCGCCTGGAGCTGTTTGACGGCGAAAATGCCGTGACTCCAGACAGCGAAAATGAGATAATTATCATAAAGCCTTCCGAAAAGCATAGCCTCAGATTGTCATATCGTGCAAACAACAGGGACTGGTTTGACGGCGATATAAACTGTGCCTTTGACTGCAAGTTTTTTGTGACAGACCCTGCTCTTTACGAAACGCTTATGGCTTTGCCGCGTACGGTGAAGGTAAAGAATATGCCGTTTTTCCGCCATCTTGCGGATATAACACTTAATGCTCTCAATAAAGGAGATACCACTGTTGCGCGTTCGACATTGCACGTACTGATTTATGAGCTTGCGTTGGAGTCGATTGGAGTGCAGGATGCCGGTGAACCGCTGTTCTATACCAATAATTCGGATTTCCATGCCGATATTTCGGGAATAAAGGACATAAAAAACTACATCGACGCCAACTATACCCAGCGAATAGAACTGAATGAGCTTGTTCGTATTTCTCGCATGAACCGTTCAACGCTTTGCCGTGAGTTCCGCCGTGTGTATGACACTTCTCCCATTCACTATATATTACAAAAACGAGTAGATGAGGCAAAAATATACCTTGCCGAAAGCAGTATGAAAATAAATGAGCTTTCAGAAAAACTCGGTTTTTCATCCCCGTCATATTTTAACAGAGTGTTTAAAAACTATGTCGGTCAGAATCCCGGTGAGTACCGCAGTAACAATCAAAGTCTGAGTGTAAGACCGTGA
- a CDS encoding Gfo/Idh/MocA family oxidoreductase, which produces MKDSKKAVIGIIGCGHIAKDVHLENAFTNPRIRVKWCSDLMQENLDYVKEHYVGEKFTQNYMDVLEDEEVDGVLILTCHDVRERIIRDAAEHGKHIFVEKPMSTTVKESYDIMRIIQQNNVKLVVGFNRRCAPIVKDAKALLDSQDTAEETPWRYKRYGDVTKLREEEATMMLIRINDDSASFKSYAFDEFVGQGTIIGEFCHFFDLACYMIGKEPIKIYAEGWSRVNASVTVLFEDLSVCTIFDASCGSFDHPKELIEVYKGGMSLQLDHYLQLRVGGRTDINKKNYPFKIDPYPEITEGEGSNLYINKVRERNKNVGKSTDFGFPTVDKGHYNLLDGFVDCILLDAPSPCDAVAGSRATLMCLKARESVRLGLPVKISIDEYDFVISR; this is translated from the coding sequence ATGAAAGACAGCAAAAAAGCCGTTATAGGTATAATCGGGTGCGGCCACATCGCCAAGGACGTTCACCTCGAAAATGCTTTTACCAACCCAAGAATACGAGTAAAATGGTGCTCCGACCTTATGCAGGAGAATCTTGATTACGTAAAGGAGCATTATGTGGGTGAAAAATTCACTCAGAATTATATGGATGTTCTGGAGGATGAAGAGGTAGACGGCGTTCTCATTCTAACATGTCATGATGTGCGTGAAAGAATAATACGCGATGCCGCCGAGCACGGAAAACACATTTTTGTAGAAAAGCCCATGAGCACAACAGTCAAAGAATCGTATGATATAATGCGTATTATTCAGCAGAATAATGTTAAACTGGTTGTAGGCTTTAACCGAAGATGCGCTCCTATTGTGAAGGATGCGAAGGCACTTCTTGACAGCCAGGATACCGCCGAAGAAACTCCGTGGAGATACAAGCGTTACGGAGATGTGACAAAGCTCCGCGAGGAAGAAGCAACCATGATGCTTATCCGCATTAATGACGACAGCGCTTCCTTTAAATCATACGCTTTTGACGAATTTGTCGGTCAGGGCACAATAATAGGTGAGTTTTGCCACTTTTTTGATCTTGCGTGCTATATGATAGGCAAGGAACCCATAAAAATATATGCAGAGGGCTGGTCACGAGTCAATGCTTCCGTAACAGTGCTGTTTGAAGATCTTTCTGTATGTACCATATTTGATGCGTCCTGCGGAAGCTTTGATCACCCCAAGGAGCTAATCGAGGTATATAAGGGCGGAATGTCTTTACAGCTCGACCACTATCTCCAGCTTCGCGTCGGCGGAAGGACAGATATAAACAAGAAAAACTATCCCTTCAAGATTGATCCGTATCCCGAAATAACAGAGGGTGAGGGATCTAACCTGTATATAAACAAAGTGCGTGAAAGAAATAAAAATGTTGGTAAATCCACCGACTTTGGTTTCCCTACGGTGGATAAGGGACATTATAATCTGCTTGACGGCTTTGTGGACTGCATTCTTCTGGATGCTCCCTCTCCCTGTGATGCCGTGGCGGGAAGCCGTGCAACACTTATGTGTCTCAAGGCACGCGAGTCGGTAAGACTCGGTCTTCCCGTGAAAATAAGCATAGATGAATACGATTTTGTAATTTCACGATGA
- a CDS encoding beta-galactosidase: protein MIPRNEHPNPQFKRRDYEILNGVWGFEIDNSGSGEQRGLVDKKTFDSEIIVPFCPESKLSGINNTDFMNAVWYKREIDIPAEKLSGRTILHFGAVDYTSTIYINSKKVMTHSGGFASFEADITDYVVAGKNTLVVHVQDPIRYKKLPSGKQSKNYASRGCHYTRTTGIWQTVWLEYKPIQHIKGFKYYTDTENGTVTVVTDVHGNGDLATEITYNNKLMAKSSVKASGTITQTFTLCEKHLWEPGHGRLYDVKFTFGNDEVTSYFGLRSIGLDGMKFLLNGKPFFQRTVLDQGYYPDSIMTAPSEQALIDDIEMSMALGFNGARLHQKVFEPLFLYHCDRLGYTVWGEYASWGLSYHADGFMQVIPEWIEVLERDFNHPSIIGWCPLNEVWEDFEDEFIKQICVATKRFDPTRPCIDVSGGFHTDATDIYCLHDYEQNPEILGEKYAFFEAGTHPQNNWTRDGDYHSQPIYVSEYGGIAWKTGDVQGWGYGSAPKTKKEYLERYTALTKILLNNKNIMGFCYTQLYDIEQEINGIYTYGRKPKFTKEEMEMIKAANTAPAAMEEQ, encoded by the coding sequence ATGATACCACGTAACGAGCATCCCAATCCCCAATTCAAGCGCCGTGATTATGAGATTTTAAACGGCGTATGGGGATTTGAAATTGATAATTCCGGAAGTGGTGAACAACGCGGTTTGGTTGATAAAAAAACTTTTGACAGTGAGATTATAGTCCCCTTTTGCCCCGAAAGCAAGCTTTCAGGCATAAATAATACTGATTTCATGAATGCGGTCTGGTACAAGCGTGAAATTGATATTCCCGCGGAAAAGTTATCTGGGCGAACCATTCTGCATTTCGGTGCGGTGGATTACACATCAACAATATACATAAACTCAAAAAAAGTTATGACCCACAGCGGAGGGTTTGCCTCCTTTGAAGCGGATATAACCGACTATGTTGTCGCAGGTAAAAACACCCTGGTAGTTCATGTGCAGGATCCCATCAGATACAAAAAACTTCCTTCCGGCAAGCAATCCAAAAACTACGCCTCGCGCGGTTGCCACTACACCCGCACGACCGGCATTTGGCAGACTGTATGGCTGGAGTACAAACCCATACAACACATAAAAGGATTTAAGTATTATACTGATACCGAAAATGGTACGGTCACCGTTGTCACAGATGTACATGGCAACGGCGATCTTGCAACCGAGATAACCTACAACAATAAGCTTATGGCAAAATCATCAGTAAAAGCATCGGGAACAATCACTCAGACATTCACTCTTTGCGAAAAGCATCTCTGGGAACCGGGGCATGGCAGACTTTACGATGTTAAATTCACATTTGGCAATGATGAAGTCACAAGCTATTTTGGGCTAAGAAGCATTGGACTCGACGGTATGAAATTTCTTCTCAACGGCAAGCCGTTTTTCCAGCGCACTGTACTCGACCAGGGCTATTATCCCGACAGCATAATGACAGCTCCGAGCGAACAGGCGCTTATTGACGATATAGAAATGTCCATGGCGCTGGGCTTTAACGGTGCAAGACTGCATCAGAAGGTCTTTGAACCTTTGTTCTTATATCACTGCGACAGACTTGGCTACACGGTGTGGGGAGAATATGCAAGCTGGGGGCTTTCCTATCACGCTGACGGATTCATGCAGGTAATTCCCGAATGGATCGAGGTGCTGGAGCGCGACTTCAACCATCCCTCTATTATCGGATGGTGTCCGCTCAACGAGGTATGGGAAGATTTTGAGGACGAGTTTATAAAGCAGATATGTGTTGCTACAAAGCGTTTTGACCCTACCCGCCCCTGCATCGACGTTTCGGGGGGATTTCACACCGATGCAACTGATATTTACTGTCTGCACGACTATGAACAAAACCCGGAAATCCTGGGCGAAAAATACGCATTCTTTGAAGCGGGAACACATCCTCAGAACAACTGGACACGCGATGGAGATTATCACAGTCAGCCGATATACGTCAGCGAATACGGCGGCATAGCGTGGAAAACGGGTGATGTCCAGGGATGGGGTTACGGCAGTGCTCCCAAAACAAAAAAAGAATATCTCGAACGTTATACAGCTCTTACGAAGATATTACTGAATAACAAGAACATCATGGGCTTCTGTTACACACAGCTTTACGATATAGAACAAGAGATAAACGGAATATACACCTACGGCAGAAAGCCCAAGTTCACAAAGGAAGAAATGGAAATGATAAAAGCCGCAAACACTGCACCTGCGGCTATGGAAGAACAATAA